Within the Telopea speciosissima isolate NSW1024214 ecotype Mountain lineage chromosome 4, Tspe_v1, whole genome shotgun sequence genome, the region gcattcttccacaaccccccctctccctttatttttttttgggggtggggggggggggggtgttccaTATAGGCTGAACATGAACTAGTGGCCATATACAATCAATTATTCCGGATTTGACAAAATGATTAGCTTAAAATCCTTAACTCCATTCACCCTCATCCCTCCTTCCACCCCGTGGAAGATCTCATCATAAATAGAGACTGGAATTGACTGTTAATCACTAACCTATTTCTAGTGTGTGACTGGCACTGACCAAAGAACATGCTTTAACAAGAGATGCCTAAATCACCGGACCAAGTCTGGTGTCTGCactggttttttgttttttttttttttgtcagttgATCGAGTCCTTTGAATTTCACTTTGTAGGATTGGCGGCTTTGCCCCTCCACCCCCTTCCCACACCCTCATTCATCCAGAGTCCGGATCTGCTACAAAATTATTCTCTCAGGTTCTCTGTCCGGTacaattccctagtgcctctaataagagggggttgAATCCCACCCGAgcaaggggtaaggtggtcatttccacctcctatgagaggaactggacgaACTGTAACGGACAGGAAACCTAAGAGGATAAAGATAAAAATACAGATCCCAACCTTCCATGGAGCGTGGGTCCCACAGCCCATGGAGGGTTGAGATCTGTCCCCACTGCTCCCCAAGTGGGTAGCTGATCCCAACTCCATCCTGTGCCCTCTCCAACACCTCGTTAGGTCGagccaaaaaaacaaatcatcCGTACGAAGAAACTTAGAGGAGACCACTTGGATGCAACTGTTCTCTTATATCTTCATCATATGGTTTAATTTATAGGAATATCTGGTTAGTCTATGCTGTTTTTATAGAAGCAAAAGTGTAGCAACCGATCGAACCACTAATTGCTTGGAGTTtgatatttcagatattttatcaagactgacaaataaataaataaataacatgaAATACTAACTGAAGGAGGATTATACATAGAATTGTATGGTGACCCCAAAGTCATTACCTTATTTACAGAGAAAAGTGAATAAATGGAGGGTGGATCATCAATCAGTGATAACTGGATTGATTTCAGATGTAGCAATTTCAATGAATATTGCGGGTGATCAATCCCTCAAATATGGTGTAAAGGTCCTTGTTATCTGGACCAAATATCTCATCTGCCTTTCTTAAAGTTTCCTGGAAAAATCACAGACAGTTGAACTAAGATGGATTCCCTTGAGAAATATCAGAcgcaaaagaaaatgaaaaactaGAGTTGAAACCATATACCTCTCTTGTTTGCTTGTGGGAATTTAATTCCTTGATATTAGCTAGAAATGCACCAAACTGCTCATAAGAGAGACGTGTCCTGATGAAACACAAAAGAGGTTATATTTggaacctttgtttttttttgttggaggaaaaAAAGTTGAGAGATTTGATTTTGAAGCTAAGGGATGTCATTTGGAGTTGCAGGATACAGAGGTGGCTCTTCTCAAGGGCAGAACATGGCCCTcaccttctaaaaaaaatttgaaaactttCTTTGTAGACATCTGTAATATACCAAGTTCTAGTGTATGtaagtaaaatatatataacctccctcccccccccccccccaacagaCTATTTATCTTTTCCATTCAAAATTCCTGGGTCTGCCCCAGGCTCTTGTTCTTCTTGCCATTGAGAGATCAGCTAGTTTGATGCATATTCATaaagaaccaaactcaggtgcaAATATCCTTTCATTTTTCATATCTATGCATGTCTTTATTCATGAGCTCACATGAAATGAAACCAACTTTGGGTGCTTCAGGTGTATCCAACTTTTTAGCATGCATAGCCAGAAAGAGTAATGTAAATGTGTGCTCAATAATTAGTTTTAATGGAGCAAGGTGGTTTAGTGAATATTTTATGGGGAAATGGTTTCTGTGGGGGAGATTGGACCCTGCGTCTAGACAcagagggggcaaaatgactgccccaccccccATGACAGGCGGAAATGCCTGTCCTGTTGATGCTTCCgcgcatgctcccattggcctccGTGTACGCGTAGGGGCtatgctcccccacagagaactcttcccCATATTTTATAGACAATTTAGTTTCATGCTTTGTATATACCGGACTTGGCGGAAGAACTCTTTTCCATCAACGCGGCTTCGTCCTGAAATACATAAAAAGACAGATTGGCGTAAAAAATATAGTACTACCTTAAAGCATCCAAATACTATTAGCTTCGATATCCCATTACAATTTGGCTCAAAAACTTACACAACTGTttacccacccccccccccccccccccccccaggggGGTCAACAATGAAGTTCTGCAAAAGTTATGTTCAAAAAGGGGTGTGGGGATGTCTGCTTGAATGTGTTTCACATGCATGACACTTGGAACCAAAATTTAGGGATGGCAATTTCAGAACCAACACATGAATAATAAATGGAAGTACCAATTTATGTATACATATGTAATAAAACTAGTATAAATGAGTAAGTACATATAATGACTAGGCAAGATAGTTTTAGATTATAATGTATGAAGGATTAGAATAGCTCCAAAAGCAGCTGGTTATAAATGCCCACAAACGTTGCTTCATTTCATGAGCATCTATGCTTTAAGGTGCATAGAGACGTCTAGTGATGATCGAACATACTATTGATTAGTCAGTTGCTCAAGCTATTTAACCTGATGGGCCACTCACTTTCATTTTAAATGTTGATTCATGAAAGAAAGAGCAGGAATAAGATGAGTTCCTTCTTAATATTGCATGGTTCGTGAACTTTGGAAGGGGAGGAATGAAACAGTATTTTGAGAACATGTGAAGGTCAtgttttttaccaaaaaaaaaaaaaggtcatgtaagcaggttaaaaaaaaagaggtgaaggCAATGTAAACAGTTTTTGATAAAGGggatattaaatttttttatttgtttcctaTATGAAGTGTTCTCTGGGATTTTTTCACTGCTTTTGGTGCAAGTTTGGAGCCTTCAATACAAAAGTCCAAATGATATTTATGTAGCAGCTACCTTTCAAAGCTGATGATTTTCTTTGACCTTGCATGGTTCACTCGATATTTCCCTTTCTATTCGAATTTAATGACATATTTAAGAAGAAATAAACTGTCCACATAAACCATAAATAACCATAACAGCTAGAGTAAAACGAGAGGGTTCACAGAGCCATATTGCTCAGTAAATTAGTGGCATGACATTCAATATGTGGGAAAATTTAAGGTGGATGATGGATTGATACTAGTGATGGCATAACAGCCTGCTAACAGGTTTCTTTTGTTGGTGGATAGAAGATATTATTAGAAAGACAAAATGGtgaaaaaaacaccaaaaaacatAGCTCCTTTACACTACACAGAGTGAATGTGCAGTTCCTAAGATCCACAGTTCAAATAGTTCAACTTTGGTGATTTCACTAACCTAAGGGTTTGACACTTTAACAAGCTATTCTACcctttgccaaaaaaaaaaaaaccagttaTTCTACCAGCTTTCCAAGAGAGACTCACCATCCCTTTTCCAGTTATAAAATGAAAGAACAAGAATTTGAGCATTCCTTTTGGGCAGATATGCCAATTAACATTCTCTTGTGTGGGTTAATTAGTCAATTGGGAGTTAAAACCATTAATACATAAGTCAGGTCTACCAGCATTCCTTTTCTGGCAGTGAATATTGTATTCCTGCTAAGTAACTCCAAGGTCTACCTGTGAACCAATAACTGACAGACAAATTGAGTTGACAAGCATTCATTACTTCTAGAAGGAAGACATTGTAAGGCACAAACATATTTTTAGAGAAATTTAGCAATAAAAGGTTATGTAGGTTCCTACAGACAATAGAGTGCTCAAACTTGGTTAAGTAAATATCAAGTTGTATTGCCCATTTTAGGAGAGACCCAAATAGCATGTGTGCCAGATGCAACATATCAGTATCTGCTGGACTATTTAATCATGTAACTTAGGGCTACCATATTCACATCTAGAATGGTTAGATTGAGGATAACATTCAATATGATCAATCAGACAGAGTTCTCAGAGCTAACCAGTTTGAGATCCTATGTCAGCAGAGCTTGTCATTGAACTGTGATGGCTTGGTGGCACAGAAGAAAATATTGCAGACCTATCATCTAACATGCCTCTCGTGCTTGAAAACGAAATTGAATGTCTCCTTGGTGATACTGGTTTAGATATTATCGTTGGAGATACTGATGCAGAGAGACTTGGAGGGGAACCTGGAGGAGTAAGCCTTGGTGTGCTACTCTGGGATGCTAATAGAAGGCCTTGGGATGTATGAGGTCTTGAAGCTGCCAAAGTAATTGTAGTAAAAAGATAGCACAATGTGCCAGAGGAGCAAAATTGAAATCTATACCTTCCATTAAAGCCAGAAATGGATCAAAATAGACCATTGAAAGAAACAGAATGGCTCCACAAAATGTGTTAAGATATCATTTGAAGCATAAAACTTCTACTCATCTagcataaaaattaaaaaaaataaaaggttatATACCATATGTCTCACTATCCTCTGTGAATGAATTTCCTGCTTCCGAGAACTGATTCTGCATTGAAGATGATGTTGATGGTGCTAATGTAGCTTCCTCTTCTGAACAAGATCAGAGAAAAGTTACAGAATAAGCTGGTGGAATGGACTTCAAATCACACTCagattgaaggaaaaaaaaattatggtcaTCAACAATCTATAGTTGGATGCTTAAAGCTTCATTTTTTGAATTATCAAGACGCCATCACAGTACTGTTGTCATAAAATAATCAAGAAGGTTTGAGTAAAAACTGAGGCAGGAATACATATCACAAAGCAGTATATCTTGAGCACATGAAGGGGAGAGGGGATTCACGATTTAATGGATTTTGATGGGAAATTCTCCAGAGCCAAGTCACAACTCAGACGGTCTTATAGAGGAATCTATTGCATTCTCTTGGAAGCTTAAGAAGTATGCTTAAACAGCCTAACACATATCAGCGGCATAGAGATTCACTTCATTTGAATTTTGGCCCAAGAGATATCCAAGATGCAAAGATCTCCTCAACGACTATCAAAAGAGACCATAATTTCTGCTATCATAAACAATACACGGCAAAGAAAGCCTATATAAGCAGCTAGAAGACCTCCAATGAGTGATGCAGAAGATACActctcttgttgaggtattttCTTTGTGAGAGCTTGGGAGCCTCTTGCCTACAATAGAAAAGGAATGAGTTAGTAGCACCTGCCAAATGTAACCATGCATTTTTCAGGAAACATAGTCCAATCTCAACTTTGACAATCATTTAAATGAAACTAAGACCTATGGGGGAAAGGGGGAATTTGTAAACTCATGAGTAATCTACAAAAGACAAAACTTACAGAattgtcttcctcctcttgAAGTGACCGCATAAGAGTTTTCCTGAAGCTTTCTAACTGCATAGATGACAGAAGATTCAGACAAACTACAAAAAGAGAACACGATATTTATCTCTAGTATgataatgtatttttttttttttttgtgtgtgtgtgtgtgtatggggggggggtgggggtgggggtgggggatgcTAATCTATCAAACTTGTCATGGCCAATCATCTATCAGGAAAATAAGTTTAACCTCCCTACTCCCTATTTTACCAGGTTTGCGACGCCAAAAGCTCCAGCATGACATTTTTGTATAGAAAATGTGAGCAGCATCCCTCATAATGTGGTAAGGTTAGCAAAACCtccttttttgtgtgtgtgtggggggggtgtgTCTTTACCAATACTCAACTCATCATGGCACTGGCAATTAAGATCTTAGAGGGCTGTTCTATAGTCTTGGAGGAAATTATAGGTTGGTTTTACAATAAAGATTAAACATTTaatattttacaataaaaatCATTACTCTATTATAAAAAGAGCGTCTCAGTGtacgaggctcctgctactgcaggatCTGGGAGGAAAACAAATTAATATACTTAAAAGGGGgcagttttcatacacggctgtgtaagccatgtatgtgagagggtggaagtttcaaggcattaattaatggatgggggtttatgacttttccaactctttgtgagtggggacacgaccgtgcatgcttacacggccgtgtatgaaaacttccccctacataaaaatattaaacttAGTCTTcctgaatctctctctctctctttctcagtcTCATTAAACTCCGCATCAAGTTTTATACcggtaatttttatttattcattattattattttattttttttggggggggggggggggggggggggatcagtTTCCAATACATTTTCAGGGTTTCtatcattttcttttaaagTATGAGTGAAGACTAGTAAGAAATGCTATCACATTGGAACATTCAGTACCTTCCCTCTTCCCAATTTGGAGAAAAGGTGATGGTAAAGCtgaaatttcattcaatatTGAAGAATGATgcccaaaaaaaatctgaagCAAAGACATTCTTAGCGAGATACAGAGTCTAATTAGTAATGAACCCTAAATCGTTCATTGAAGGGCTTAAtatggaaagaaaggaaagatgaAACAGTTGTTACCTTGGAAACATCTCGGTTGA harbors:
- the LOC122659882 gene encoding uncharacterized protein At4g15545-like isoform X1, whose product is MLPRETAKVADSTPTQTHYFGIAEEILSVLPSDPFQQLDVARKITSIALSTRLSKLEFECSHLHSKLDEKDDLISELQAQIHSLDVSLAETADRLSLADQEKKSLLKENASLCSTINKLNRDVSKLESFRKTLMRSLQEEEDNSARGSQALTKKIPQQESVSSASLIGEEEATLAPSTSSSMQNQFSEAGNSFTEDSETYASRPHTSQGLLLASQSSTPRLTPPGSPPSLSASVSPTIISKPVSPRRHSISFSSTRGMLDDRSAIFSSVPPSHHSSMTSSADIGSQTGRSRVDGKEFFRQVRTRLSYEQFGAFLANIKELNSHKQTREETLRKADEIFGPDNKDLYTIFEGLITRNIH
- the LOC122659882 gene encoding uncharacterized protein At4g15545-like isoform X2, with protein sequence MLPRETAKVADSTPTQTHYFGIAEEILSVLPSDPFQQLDVARKITSIALSTRLSKLEFECSHLHSKLDEKDDLISELQAQIHSLDVSLAETADRLSLADQEKKSLLKENASLCSTINKLNRDVSKLESFRKTLMRSLQEEEDNSARGSQALTKKIPQQESVSSASLIGEEEATLAPSTSSSMQNQFSEAGNSFTEDSETYASRPHTSQGLLLASQSSTPRLTPPGSPPSLSASVSPTIISKPVSPRRHSISFSSTRGMLDDRSAIFSSVPPSHHSSMTSSADIGSQTGRSRVDGKEFFRQVRYIQSMKLNCL